One window from the genome of Solea senegalensis isolate Sse05_10M unplaced genomic scaffold, IFAPA_SoseM_1 scf7180000015117, whole genome shotgun sequence encodes:
- the snrnp48 gene encoding U11/U12 small nuclear ribonucleoprotein 48 kDa protein: MSHAADTFPLHERHQRLRELTEFTENCRKQINDIYETLGWSPDYQQEVMEQCPYDPGHRVPGSSMDRHKGSCLLTKMGYSAEEQVAMYDPSVCYENSSVTSFHMDKSTQHQVILQARAAAPLMRMEGVFWQGQYSGQPVDVPQNHKRAVCDLTGRQEAEASNNDDLYVDLVSKLRRDDGQNQPKTHLELMAEMRDYKRRRQSYRAKNVHITKKSYTEVIREVINVHSEELSRQWRADEEEEQQQEEEEFTRSEHSSHRRRRSPSSESRTSRSRRRHSREQSQESESKKKKRERKKERDSRSPSNQRHERKRKKKKKKEERDKD, translated from the exons ATGTCGCACGCAGCGGACACGTTTCCTCTTCACGAGCGCCATCAGCGTCTACGGGAGCTGACGGAGTTCACCGAAAACTGCCGGAAACAGATAAACGACATTTATGAAACGCTGGGATGGTCGCCGGACTACCAGCAG GAAGTGATGGAGCAGTGTCCCTACGACCCCGGGCACAGAGTCCCAGGCAGCAGCATGGACAGACACAAAGGATCGTGCCTCCTCACAAAGATGGGCTACTCTGCTGAAGAGCAG GTGGCGATGTACGATCCCTCTGTGTGTTATGAGAACAGCAGCGTCACAAGCTTCCACATGG ACAAGTCCACTCAGCACCAGGTGATTCTCCAGGCGCGAGCTGCTGCACCGCTCATGAGGATGGAGGGAGTTTTCTGGCAAG GTCAGTACTCGGGTCAGCCCGTGGACGTGCCTCAGAACCACAAACGCGCCGTGTGTGACCTCACTGGCAGACAGGAAGCCGAGGCGTCTAACAACGACGACCTCTACGTGGACTTGGTGTCCAAACTTCGGAGAG atgACGGTCAGAACCAACCCAAGACTCATCTGGAGCTGATGGCAGAGATGAGGGACTACAAGAGGCGGCGTCAGTCCTACCGAGCCAAGAACGTTCACATCACCAAGAAGTCCTACACTGAG GTGATCAGAGAGGTCATCAATGTCCACTCAGAGGAGCTCAGCAGGCAGTGGAGagcagacgaggaggaggagcagcagcaggaggaggaggagtttacACGCTCTGAACATTCCTCACACAG GCGTCGGAGATCGCCGTCGTCGGAGTCTCGCACCTCTCGCAGCCGACGCCGACACAGCCGCGAACAAAGTCAAGAGTCAgagagcaagaagaagaaaagagagagaaagaaggagag GGATTCCCGTTCCCCCAGCAACCAGCGCCACGAGcgaaagaggaagaaaaagaagaagaaagaggagagggacaaagactga
- the zgc:113232 gene encoding collagen alpha-1(I) chain: protein MAASSDQTGFVVLLLCVVFCLCQEEYSGNQSGEDHTFEGSVVVDAYNNMASRAPETTRRHDGGHRPEEGDYDPYTPVIPTRVTMITEDTIPYVTIAESHYAKEDMEMMQVPYEFPITDSSEESGGDAALGGEGPTDCDCEPGEPGFAGFAGPKGSRGMQGKAGRPGSQGRDGYKGTKGVQGRGGDAGPVGDAGPDGDDGASGFSGAMGEPGLPGDPGERGELGLKGAVGMEGPRGGGGARGETGRHGDAGPPGPKGGKGIKGSRGDEGKHGPQGRDGQKGQSGAPGFPGDVGDRGYTGYPGQPGGVGPSGPKGGKGVDGERGSDGDSGEDGPIGVPGLMGEPGPFGAKGNKGDSGVRGPRGRGGAVGGAGEQGDAGVPGKPGPEGLQGQLGAKGETGPGGDQGSDGKRGIKGAKGQKGNVGKQGDKGQRGLKGAAGRDGVSGPVGPPGLPGTRGELGPSGDAGLKGRAGPKGVQGPSGSGLSDEQVLQLCRGVVTAQISQYAASIRTKCSQGCPVNNRTLIGPPGVRGQPGSPGKPGKAGKAGVKGSRGVQGDRGLQGQSGAQGERGQKGSKGVAGDPGKGLPGPDGPQGLTGFPGHPAEPRNGVDGPRGSRGFPGAPGPRGALGIAGVPGFCEARDCGIYAAVTRKEQGLVKGPVSATV from the exons ATGGCAGCCTCCAGTGACCAG ACGGGGTTTGTcgtgttgctgctgtgtgtcgTCTTCTGTCTCTGCCAAGAAGAATATTCTGGAAACCAGTCAG GTGAGGATCACACCTTTGAAGGCTCCGTCGTCGTCGACGCCTACAACAACATGGCCTCACGTGCACCAG AGACGACGCGCCGCCATGACGGGGGGCATCGACCCGAGGAGGGCGACTATGACCCGTACACGCCAGTCATCCCCACCCGGGTCACCATGATCACAGAGGACACCATCCCTTACGTGACTATCGCCGAGTCCCACTACGCCAAAGAGGACATGGAGATGATGCAG GTTCCGTACGAGTTTCCCATCACGGATTCGTCGGAGGAGTCCGGGGGCGACGCGGCGCTCGGAGGGGAGGGGCCAACGGACTGTGACTGTGAACCTGGAGAACCGGGATTCGCTGGTTTCGCTGGACCAAAG GGATCCAGAGGTATGCAGGGTAAAGCTGGTCGACCAGGAAGTCAAGGCAGAGAC GGTTATAAAGGAACCAAAGGAGTTCAGGGAAGAGGAGGCGACGCCGGACCAGTG GGTGACGCTGGGCCTGATGGAGATGATGGAGCTTCTGGTTTCTCTGGAGCCATG GGAGAACCTGGACTTCCAGGTGATCCAGGCGAGCGTGGAGAGCTGGGTCtgaag GGCGCCGTCGGCATGGAGGGACCtcgaggaggaggcggagctcgTGGTGAGACT GGTCGTCATGGTGACGCTGGACCACCAGGACCAAAGGGAGGTAAAGGTATCAAG ggaTCTCGTGGTGATGAAGGCAAACATGGTCCACAGGGACGAGACGGACAGAAG GGTCAGAGTGGAGCTCCAGGGTTTCCAGGAGACGTGGGTGACAGAGGCTACACT GGTTACCCCGGACAGCCAGGGGGCGTCGGACCCAGTGGACCAAAG GGTGGAAAAGGTGTGGACGGTGAGCGAGGCAGTGATGGTGACTCTGGTGAAGAT gGTCCAATTGGAGTCCCGGGGCTCATGGGAGAGCCTGGCCCATTTGGTGCAAAG gGGAATAAAGGGGACAGTGGCGTGAGAGGTCCACGAGGCAGAGGGGGCGCTGTG ggaggagcaggagagcaaGGAGATGCAGGAGTGCCAGGCAAACCAGGACCTGAAGGCCTGCAGGGCCAGCTG GGAGCAAAAGGAGAGACAGGACCCGGTGGTGATCAG gGATCGGACGGCAAGAGAGGCATTAAAGGGGCCAAAGGtcaaaag GGAAACGTGGGCAAGCAAGGCGACAAAGGACAG CGTGGACTGAAGGGTGCGGCCGGTCGCGATGGAGTCTCTGGACCCGTGGGTCCACCGGGACTCCCAGGAACCAGAGGAGAGCTCGGTCCGAGTGGCGACGCGGGCCTTAAAGGCCGAGCAGGACCAAAAGGAGTCCAAGGTCCCTCA GGTTCCGGTCTCAGTGACGAGCAGGTCCTGCAGCTGTGCCGCGGCGTGGTGACGGCCCAGATCTCGCAGTACGCCGCCTCCATCCGGACCAAGTGCTCACAGGGCTGCCCCGTCAACAACCGCACACTCATCGGGCCCccgggggtcagaggtcaaccaGGCTCACCGGGCAAACCT gGAAAAGCAGGAAAAGCTGGAGTGAAAGGATCCAGAGGAGTTCAGGGCGATCGAGGACTGCAGGGACAGAGCGGAgcgcagggagagagag GTCAAAAAGGATCTAAAGGCGTCGCAGGTGATCCAGGTAAAGGACTTCCAGGACCTGACGGACCACAAGGCCTCACAG GTTTCCCGGGTCACCCAGCAGAACCCAGGAACGGCGTGGACGGTCCCCGCGGTTCTCGTGGGTTCCCCGGAGCGCCGGGTCCACGTGGCGCGCTCGGGATCGCCGGCGTTCCAGGATTCTGCGAGGCGCGGGACTGCGGCATCTACGCCGCGGTGACGCGTAAAGAGCAGGGTCTGGTGAAAGGACCGGTCAGTGCAACAGTCTGA
- the cd83 gene encoding CD83 antigen, whose amino-acid sequence MSLSCFFTLLLLSLSLLCVDSAVLEDTLPETKSVSGSDCVLHCTAAHKPGVSYRAVRWYKVTESPSPGITGLVTRDLPDGVTRFYADMEREVELQAESHGLFLPNVTCGDGGVYLCHLTSPVGEQDTEGRVHLTLTDCSSDKHAADRYSVIVATAVLMIALVTFLISYSSLRNTIRDRTKTTTHKDVLVDSALKPLDKKDLMLIYTLGPKTATMKHVIV is encoded by the exons atgtctctgAGCTGCTTTTTCACGCTGCTTTTACTGA GTTTGTCCCTGCTGTGTGTGGACAGCGCCGTCCTCGAGGACACGCTGCCGGAGACAAAGTCAGTCTCAGGGTCAGACTGCGTCCTTCACTGCACGGCCGCACACAAACCTGGTGTCAGCTACCGAGCGGTCAGGTGGTACAAA gtcaCAGAGTCTCCGTCGCCTGGTATCACCGGCCTCGTGACTCGAGATCTTCCTGACGGCGTGACGAGATTCTACGCCGACATGGAACGAGAGGTGGAGCTTCAGGCGGAGTCTCACGGCCTCTTCCTGCCCAACGTGACGTGCGGAGACGGCGGCGTTTACCTGTGTCACTTGACTTCACCTGTGGGAGAGCAGGACACGGAGGGGCGGGTCCACCTCACTCTGACAG ATTGTTCGTCAGATAAACACGCGGCGGATCGTTACTCCGTCATCGTGGCCACAGCCGTGCTGATGATAGCACTGGTAACATTCCTCATAAGCTAT AGCAGCCTGAGGAACACGATCAGAGACAGAACCAAGACCACGACACACAAGGACGTTCTCGTGGACTCGGCACTCAAACCGCTGGACAAGAAGGACTTGATGTTGATCTACACTCTGGGTCCAAAAACAGCCACCATGAAGCACGTCATTGTTTAA